In the Gemmatimonadota bacterium genome, ATCTACAATTATGCGGCCGGACGTGGGGCGATAGAGGCCCATCAGGAGTTTGACGAGCGTGGTTTTGCCTGCGCCGTTTTCGCCAACGAGCGCGATGCGTTCGCCGGGCTGGAGTTCTAGGTTGAGGTCGGAGAGCGCTGGCCGCTCGGCTCCGGGATAGGTGAAGGAGAGATTCTCCAAGACGATGGGTGCGGCCAGCGGTTGATCCAGTTTCCGGCCACCCTTTAGGTCAAGGCGTGGGTTGTCCATCAGCACGAAATAGTCCTCCAGGTAGCGAAGAGAGTTGTAGAGCATAGACCCCTCCCAAATCAGCCCGAAGAATGTGATTTGGAACGTCTCGATAGCGGCGAATAGGGCTGCCGCCGCACCAACGCTGATGTGACCGTTGACGAGGAGGCCGACGCTCAGGCCGAGGGCTGCAACGTGCGTCAGGCCGTTCATGCAGTCCGATAAAACCGTGAGCCGCGCCTCACGCGCCGCAAGCTGCAGTCGTTCTCGATGGAGACGGCGACGGAGTAGCCCGGCTTGATCGAGCAGCCACTTCCCCAGGCTGAAGAGCCGAATCTCTGCCGCTGAATGCCGGCCGGTCAGCAGGTCGATATAGACGCCAAAGCGGCGTTCGTCCGGGGCTTGCGCACGGTCCATCAGGTATCTTTGGCGATGAATGGCCTCGCGTATCAGCGCACCTGGCGTTGTTCCGAGAGCCAGCAAGAGCGGCAGCCCCCAGTGGAATTGCCCCAGGTAGATAAGGAGCGATGCCATTGTCACTATGTCTGAAAGGCCTCTTGTGAGGAAACTGGTCGTGGCTCCCAACCGTCCCACCGTTCTGCGCCGCACCAGGTGCAACAGGTCGTAGTGCTTGTCATGCTCGAACCACTCCAGCGGCATCGACTGCGCCTGCTGCAGGCAGCGCTCCTCTAGGTAGTTGCCTAAGACCTCCTGATGACGGCGGTCGACGACTTCCCTGACGTGCACTACCGCAGCGTGCAGGATTGCAAGCAGGGCGAGAGCGAGGCCCCACGCAAGACCGTCTGCTACAGGGGCACTTCCCGCAACTATCAGTTCCGCCGTTTCGATGAGCCGGCGCAAGACGTGCACTTCGGCCAAAGGAAACAGACCCATGCCTGCACTAATGGCGAAAAGGAGAATAGTTCCTCTGGCGTCGGCTGCGAGCAGGAGGCTCAGCGTAGGCGGCACGTACTTGAGGCGCTGCCAAGAACCTGTGGCGGTGTTGGGTACTGAGCTCATGATTCGTCCTCCGCATTGAGCGGCGCGGCATACCAACGCGCCTGGAGGCCGTACATGTGCGCGTAAACGCCGTCCTGGTGCAGCAGAGCCTCGTGGTTGCCTTCTTCGACAATGCGACCGTGTGCCAGAACGACGATCCGGTCTCCCAGGCGGGCCGCGCCCAGCCGGTGCGAGACCAAAACTGCGGTGCGCCCGGCGGCTACCTGGGTGAACTGCCGGTAGAATTCCACCTCGGCCCGCGGGTCCAAGGCGGCGGTAGGCTCATCGAGAGCGACGATTTGGGCATCGCGCAGATACGCCCGCGCCAGGGCCAGCCGCTGCCACTGGCCGGAAGAGAGCTCTGTCCCACCCGGCCACTCTTTGCCGAGAGGCGTTGCGTAGCCTGCAGGCAGAGCGGCGACGAAACCGTCTGCCCCGCTCTGCGCCGCAGCCGCGGCGATGCGGGGATGGGTCTCGAGTGCGGCTTGCGGAGATGCAGCCAGCAAGGCCGTGTCGCCGAAGGCGATGTTCTGAAACACCGTCGTGGGATAGCGGACGAAGTCTTGGAACACCGCGGTTGCCTCCCGCCGCCACGCCTCAGGGTCGAGCGTAGACAGGTCCCTACCGTCTACAAGGATAGACCCTTGAGAAGGCCGGTAGAGGCCAAGGAGCAAGCGCACGAGCGTCGTCTTGCCCGCGCCGTTCTCGCCCACGAGGGCGACGCGCTCGCCGGGCCGAATCTTCAGGTTTATGTTGGAGAGCGCCGGTCGATCCGCGCCAGGATACGTGAAGCTGACGTCGCGAAACTGAATCCCCTCGCGCAGGGGCCGCTGTATCCGAAGCCCGTTCTCCGGCGAATCCGGCAATTCCGATTCAAGGGCGAGGAAGTCGCGCAGATACTCGGAGTATTGCAGCTCCTCATAGACATTTCGCAAGCCCCAGGCGACGTTATCGGCGAGGTCGCGGAACCGGGTGAGGCCGTACAGCAGTGCGACCAAGCTGCCCAAAGTGATGTTGCCGACCAAGGCGATTAGCAGGGCGAATACAATGACGAACGCTACCGCTTCTTGCACGGCGACACTGCTCAGCCCCGGCAGCGCCACCCTGCGTTGGGCAGAGACGATTTCCTTAAGAAATCGTTCGAAAGCCTCATGGCGGCGGCGGAGGAGGAAATCGGAGAGAGCGGACAGCCGGATCTCAGGGATAGCCTCCCGGCTGGTAAGCAGCCGCGACCAGTATTGCTTCTCCCGCCGGCGGGGTGAGTTTTGGTATTCGACTTCTAGTAGATTGTGTTCGGTATGGGATTGCACAATGCCCCGCAGGCCCATCACGGTTACCAGCGCAACTCCGATCAGCCAGTGGGCCCGGAAAAACAACACCATCAGCCCGGCTGCGCCGACTAGTGACGTCACAAGCCACGAGACATTCTCCAGGAAGTCGCTGAGGATGCTCCCGCCTTCCTTGCCAGTCACCTCCAGCTTGGTGTAATACTCCTCCCGCTCGAAGACGCTCAGCGGCAGCGCGACGGCTTTCGCGCACACCATGTGCTGCACGGCAGCGCC is a window encoding:
- a CDS encoding ABC transporter ATP-binding protein, whose product is MSSVPNTATGSWQRLKYVPPTLSLLLAADARGTILLFAISAGMGLFPLAEVHVLRRLIETAELIVAGSAPVADGLAWGLALALLAILHAAVVHVREVVDRRHQEVLGNYLEERCLQQAQSMPLEWFEHDKHYDLLHLVRRRTVGRLGATTSFLTRGLSDIVTMASLLIYLGQFHWGLPLLLALGTTPGALIREAIHRQRYLMDRAQAPDERRFGVYIDLLTGRHSAAEIRLFSLGKWLLDQAGLLRRRLHRERLQLAAREARLTVLSDCMNGLTHVAALGLSVGLLVNGHISVGAAAALFAAIETFQITFFGLIWEGSMLYNSLRYLEDYFVLMDNPRLDLKGGRKLDQPLAAPIVLENLSFTYPGAERPALSDLNLELQPGERIALVGENGAGKTTLVKLLMGLYRPTSGRIIVD
- a CDS encoding ABC transporter ATP-binding protein; the encoded protein is MAATLITLQSFASGATTPLIVFAISGLIDDVRRSVPDPTTGIEFIDELQRSPANPNDVWSSIVPWLLILLVAFTIRSLDGALSDYLSQLTGLRLGAAVQHMVCAKAVALPLSVFEREEYYTKLEVTGKEGGSILSDFLENVSWLVTSLVGAAGLMVLFFRAHWLIGVALVTVMGLRGIVQSHTEHNLLEVEYQNSPRRREKQYWSRLLTSREAIPEIRLSALSDFLLRRRHEAFERFLKEIVSAQRRVALPGLSSVAVQEAVAFVIVFALLIALVGNITLGSLVALLYGLTRFRDLADNVAWGLRNVYEELQYSEYLRDFLALESELPDSPENGLRIQRPLREGIQFRDVSFTYPGADRPALSNINLKIRPGERVALVGENGAGKTTLVRLLLGLYRPSQGSILVDGRDLSTLDPEAWRREATAVFQDFVRYPTTVFQNIAFGDTALLAASPQAALETHPRIAAAAAQSGADGFVAALPAGYATPLGKEWPGGTELSSGQWQRLALARAYLRDAQIVALDEPTAALDPRAEVEFYRQFTQVAAGRTAVLVSHRLGAARLGDRIVVLAHGRIVEEGNHEALLHQDGVYAHMYGLQARWYAAPLNAEDES